GATTCGGGGAGAGCCAGAGCCGAAAGCAATGTCTTGTCCCAACATTGTTCGTGCAGATTCCACATCTGGCTTGTGGAAGCCATGGTCTGTTCGACCGTGGCTTGGCCGGAGAGAAGAAAATGATAGTAGTCGGCCGTAAAAAGAAGTCTCCACGCTTGACGCAAGACATCCGGCTCGGTCTGACTTTGGGCATAGAGCTGGTAGAGTGTATTGAACGGTAAGAATTGAATGCCCGTGCGTTTATAGATGTCTTCTTTTGCCATGCGATCGGCGGTGAATCGTTCAATCATGCCTGTCGTGCGTTCGTCACGATATGACACGGGCTGACCAAGCAATTGCCCATTGGTATCAAGCAAAACGTAATCCACGCCCCAGGTATCCACGCCGATGCTGTCGTACTTTTGACTTTGCTCACCAGCTTTTTTCAGTCCAAGAACGGTTTCGGCAAATAATCGTTCATGGGGCCAGACAAGATGCGATCCTTCCTGTTTCGGCCCATTCTGCATGCGGGTGATTTCGTGCAGATGCAAAGTGTCATTTTCGATTTCCATGGAAATCAAACGGCCACTTGAGGCACCGAAATCCAACGCAAGGCAACGGGACGTTGGTTTTGCCATGATTGTATTGCCTCCGGAGGTTGGGGCGATGATCACGTGAATGCCAGCATCAACGAGCATTTTGATGGATTCTTCATCGGCATTGTCATCAGTAATGCAGGTGTGTACGCGCTCCAGCGGACACATAATAATGCTTTTGCGCTTGGTGAATTTTGAACTGTCGGCCAAGATGACGAGTTTTTCACTCTGATTAATGAGACGTTGTTCGGCATGCACGAGCAACGGGTCGCCTTCCATGATGCCCCAGGGAGAAATGCCCTGACACCCGGTGAAAAAGTACTCTCCAAAAAAATTGGGTGACTCATTTTGCAAGTGACCGAGAATGATGAGGTGATGATGAAAGACTTCACCTCCACTCACAAAACAGCGGTTGCTTGTACACGTCGAGACGTATTCCACCAGTGGGAGCGAGTTGGTCAGAATGGTCAGACCGTCTTTGGGAAGCGAGGAGGCCATTTGCCACGTGGTTGTTCCCCCGTTGATGATAATGCTTTCTGTACCGCGAAGCAGACCAGCCGCGGCCTTCCCGATGGCTTCTTTGGCCCGAGAATTTTTCCGCATTTCCAATAAGTAAGGCGGCGTGACCAGTCGTGATTCCGTCAACTCTCGTTTGACAGGTGCAACCCCACCTCGAACCTTTTTGAGCTTTTTCAAGGAAGCCAGCTCGTCGATGTCCCGGCGGAGTGTCGACTCGGACGCGTCAATCGACGCAAGGAGGTCCTCAAGCGAAATCGCTTCGGATTTCTCCAACAGGTTCAAAATGGCGAGGTGTCGTTGATGTTTGAGCATGGGTGATTTGTAAATCAATAAAATTGTCAAAGTCAATCATGAAAAGTCAAAAACTTTCAAAAAATATCACTTTATACCAAAACATCTCATCATATTTTTTCAAAAAAATGTCATTGCAAGATCGAAAATAGAACGAATTTCTCGTCGTATTCGAGGACGT
Above is a genomic segment from Desulfovibrio inopinatus DSM 10711 containing:
- the rhaB gene encoding rhamnulokinase translates to MLKHQRHLAILNLLEKSEAISLEDLLASIDASESTLRRDIDELASLKKLKKVRGGVAPVKRELTESRLVTPPYLLEMRKNSRAKEAIGKAAAGLLRGTESIIINGGTTTWQMASSLPKDGLTILTNSLPLVEYVSTCTSNRCFVSGGEVFHHHLIILGHLQNESPNFFGEYFFTGCQGISPWGIMEGDPLLVHAEQRLINQSEKLVILADSSKFTKRKSIIMCPLERVHTCITDDNADEESIKMLVDAGIHVIIAPTSGGNTIMAKPTSRCLALDFGASSGRLISMEIENDTLHLHEITRMQNGPKQEGSHLVWPHERLFAETVLGLKKAGEQSQKYDSIGVDTWGVDYVLLDTNGQLLGQPVSYRDERTTGMIERFTADRMAKEDIYKRTGIQFLPFNTLYQLYAQSQTEPDVLRQAWRLLFTADYYHFLLSGQATVEQTMASTSQMWNLHEQCWDKTLLSALALPESALQNPVSPGTMIGELLPWYAETTGLTGLKVIAPASHDTASAVMAAPAIGDDWAYLSSGTWSLLGIESATPIVNDQAMDANWTNEAGYGGTYRFLKNITGLWIIQQIAHEYQGRFTFAELASQAEASPGFVSIISPNDDRFFSPSSMIQAIQTYCQDSGQPVPQTPGALTRCAYDSLSLYYRKALEDLRNITGKTINTLHVVGGGSQATFLNRLTAASMEIPVLAGPVEATAIGNGLAQFMATGTLQSLAQARELVARSFSLTRFEPEKLPGLDAAYQRFLTLFAQNQ